The Salmo salar chromosome ssa06, Ssal_v3.1, whole genome shotgun sequence sequence catgactgacccaccaccaaaccggtcatgctggaggatgttgcaggcagcagaacgttctccacggcgtctccagactctgtcacgtctgtcacgtgctcagtgtgaccctgctttcatctgtgaagagcacagggcgccagtggtgaatttgccaatcttggtgttctctggcaaatgccaaacgtcctgcacggtgttgggctgtaagcacaacccccacctgtggacgtcgggccctcataccaccctcatggagtctgtttctgaccgtttgagcagacacagccacatttgtggcctgctggaggtcattttgcagggctctggcagtgctcctcctgctcctccttgcacaaaggcggaggtagcggtcctgctgctgggttgttgccctccttatttttttcatcacattcctagtgggtcattagtttacatacactcaattagtatttggtagcattgcctttaaattgtttaacttcggtcaaatgtttcaggtagccttccacatgcttcccacaataagttgggtgaattttggcccattcttcctgacagagctggtgtaactgagtcaggtttctaggcctccttgctcacacacgctttctcagttctgcccacaaatgttctataggtctgaggtcagggctttgtgatggccactccattaccttgactttgttgtccttaagccattttgccacaacgttggaagtatgcttggggtcattgtccatttggaagacccatttgcgaccaagctttaacttctagactgatgtcttgagatgttgcttcaatatatccacatcattttcctgtctcatgccatctattttgtgaagtgcactagtccctcctgcagcaaagcacccccacaatatgatgctgccacccccgtgcttcacggttgggatggtgttcttcggcttgcaagcctcccccttcttcctccaaacataacgatggtcattaagccaaacagttctatttttgtttcatcaaaacggaggacatttccccaaaaagtacgatctttgtccccatgtgcagttgcaaaccatagtcaggcatttttatggcggtattggagcagtggcttcttccttgctgagcggcctttcaggttatgttgatataggactcgttttactgtggatatagttacttttgtacccgtttcctccagcatcttctcaaggtcctttgctgttgttctgggattgatttgcacttttcgcaccaaagtacgttcatctctaggagacagaacacgtctccttcttgagcggtatgacggctgcgtggtcccatggtatttatacttgcgtactattgtttgtacagatgaacgtggtaccttcaggcgtttggaaattgctcccaaggatgaaccacacttgtggaggtctacaattgtttttttgaggtcttggctgatttcttttgattttcccatgatgtcaagcaaagaggcactgagtttgaaggtaggccttgaaatacatccacaggtacacctcaaattgactcaaatgatgtcaataagcctatcagaagcttctaaagccatgacatcattttctggaattttccaagctgtataaaggcacaattattgtatgtaaacttctgacccactggaattgtgatacaatgaattataagtgaaataatctctgtaaacaattgttggaaaaattacttgtgtcatgcacaaagaagatgttctaaccgacttgccaaaactatagtttgttaacaagaaatttgtggagtggttgaaaaactagttttaatgactccaacctaagtgtatgtaaacttccgacttcaactgtacctaacaTTGTAGAATTCTACAGTGGGATATATATCTAAAGCCTGGAGTAGCTTAAACAGTCAGTGTGGCTGGGAGTCCAGTAGCTAGTTAGGGACTTATAGTGCAATATAGAATTTTGAAAGTAGCCCAGTAGAATAATTAAATTAAAGTCTTGTTTGGTGTAGCCTCACATACAATGAAGACAGACAATATTGTGCAATGCAAAACCATTGCAATCCATTCAAATATACAGACATTTTAATAAAACTACTAGTCCCCATCTTTCTGTCAAAGTATGGATACCAGTCCTTGAGGTATCATATCTTTGCAATGTGTTAATAATGTTATGGCAGAATACTGTATGTCAGTGAAGAAGTCCATTGGCACCCTCTCACAACTAGGCAGTCTTAAGACACAAACACAGCAGTGCCTTCCAGGGCACTCCTCACTGTAATGGTTTGTCCTCGGTGACTTGACTTTCACTTTCTTCCTCGGTCCACACACGTTCCtcatttcattctctctcttcagGACTTGTCACCCCTTCTTCTTGTCATCCCTCTTTTGTGTCATCCCTCCTCAGGACTTGAGGCCCATGCGGGCCATCAGCTGTTCATACACCGTCCATGCCATGGCAGCAATCATCGTTCTCCTCAGAGAACGTGGCACCCCACCCCGGAAGAACCCAGGAAACCCGTGCTCCTGAGAGACGGCGAGAAAGAATGGCACATGTCAACTACTATTAATCAACCCATATGTTTTATTACAGAGTGTGACACTGTGTGCAGGCTAGAGGTAAGTATATAAACACATACAGACAACAGTTTAGCCTGACCCACATAAGAACAATGTCAGTATATTATAACAGTGCTATTGCCCTAAGCATAGTAACAACGCTGTGTTCAATAAAACACCCAGAGAGATAGTTACATTGTAAATGTATCGCACAGCGTCTGCAGTCCTCTTGTACAGATGTGGGCTGACTTGGACGTGGGTTTTGACCACGTCAGCTGGCTGGGTGACCAGGGAAGCCAGGACCCCGGCCAGAATCCCACAGCTGAAGTTAGCCAGGGGCGCGTAGGGAGACGCGCTTATCTCTGGGaggaagaaacagagagacactatAAATTCCACTCCACACCAAACAATTAACATTGAGACAGACACGTCAAAGTTATCAAATGTGGCTACTAGTGTAACCAATACTACTGCTCTATGTTTATGTCATCGGCGTCCCCATACTGACACTTCAAAGTGATCGCACACTAGTGAAACAAATACTAGTGTTGAGcattagtgtggtgtgtgtccgGTGTCCTGATACAGACCCTGTGGCAGAGTGTTCTTGCCCTGGCTGTAGAACATGACATAGAGGCCTGAGAAGGGAGCATCTCTGAGGAGGGTGGCGGTCAGCCCTGAGAACAGAGCTCTGGGTCCCTCTGTTTGACACACACTGCGCAAAGCCCCTGCCACGCTCACATAGTTATACCTGCCACTCTGAAACAACAACAGACACTACAGTAAACACCCACACATTAAACAGTACTCATGTAGTCACTGTAATCATACAGTATATAGAAAAGTATTTATCTTTTCCTTCctgcccctccctctgtctctctacctgaaCATACCTcaaagcgagttttaatgacagTGACAGGCAGCATGCAGACCCCTGCCACAGTCCTGGCCCCAGCTCCAAGCAGCACAGACTCCATGGCCCCGGGGCCCTGCTCCAGGAAGTAGTGCTGCTTCAGAGAGTAGTAGGTGCTGAAGTAGATCCCTACGCCGGGGATGGTCCGCACAAatgactggaggaggaagcagagcaGACATGCTGTCAGAGTCAATTACTCAACACACAGATTCAACACAATTGATGTGtttctatttatattactgaTCATAAAGAGAGGCCAACTTACTGGTGAGACCCCCTTCCAAAGTCCTATGAGCTTCTCTGTCCGTACAACACTTAAGAACACAGTCACCATCCCCACTCTTGCTGAACTGAAAGagcgtaagagagagagaaagccgtATTAACACACTGTCCTATGAAACGACCCAAAAGTTATTTTTAAGTGTGTTGCAACTACGCTTCATTTCAAAATAGCTGACGTGACATTGCGTTGTTACTAGCATGCAGGCCATGTGGAACCAGCGTGAGTTTTATGACTCTTTGGACTCTCAATGTTCAGATCTACAATCTACAATATTGCTTAGTCAATGAGGCAAGTCTATAGAGTAATGCAATGCTAGTGGGTCTCATGGTCTAGGACAAGACTGTAATCTAGAGCCAGAAAACTTACTGCAAACGTAACCTCACCTGATTACTATGTGGAAGTGTGTGGACTACGCTGTAGAGGTATTGACTGAGCCAGCTGACTGGGCTACTCACCCAGGCTGCATGTTGCTGTGAAGGGTCTGCAGGCGGGTCTTGACCAGGTCCAGAGGCTGGAAGAGCAGGGTGGAGCATGTTCCACTGAGAGAGCCACACATAAAGGCTTTGAGAGCCGGGTGAGCCTAAAGGGAGAGACaagcagagaggggaggaagggagagtgaTAACATCGATCACACACCAGTCACGGTAGAGCGCTCTTCAGTGAGAGCCCAAAGCATGATGGGCCTTATGACTGTTTACGATGGAAAGCACCAGGCAGAGTGGGTCCTGGGAAATAGGACAAATGCACATACACTTGCTACAGTAATTCACATTACATAAATACCCACACAAGTAGTAAAAACAAACATTCAGACTCAAGAATATGAGTGATTACAACACAAAGCAATGATTGAAAAATTGTGTGTAAATTAACATGGGACCACGAAGAGAACAGGCAACAGGGCAAAGGACTCTCCATTGAAAAACTAAGATGCACCAACCCATGAACACAGACACTATTCCCCACCCTGCAAGTGTCACCCTACATCAGGTATGTGTTATAATGCATTATCATAATTGGCATGCTTAGTTCTCTAAACAATCTGCCAACACAAACATTAACAAAGAACTGGATGGCTGCAGAAAATGCATCATATACACCATACCCAGTCACTCCAATCTTCACATTCTGTCATTACAGACAAAGAaataagacaccacacacacaatatacaaaacaacacacacatccCTCCTACAGCCCACATCCCTACCTTCCCCGGGCTACTTTTCAGTGGCTGATCCTGTTTTTCCTGCATTTGTCCCTGTTTTCTTCCCCTCTCTGGCTAAGCTGTTATGAACTGTGGTGGGTTGTCAGGGCAAaagcctccatccctctcttcactTCTCTATAAGCTTTCCTCAGTTTCCCTTCACAAAGCAGCTTAATCCACTGGGTAtgttttcactctctctcacacacaacctctcaATGCTGCTTCTCCTACTCTACCCCTCATCTTTCTGCTTCCAGCTAATGCACATCTCTGCAAAATGCCATGCGTCATACATTgtaaatgtcagtgtgtgtgtgtgagcgcatgCGCATGTTTTGTATGTTCTGGCTTCCATAAAACAACTTATCACGGTTTACATTCTAGAGCGTATGTGCTGCTCTAGAACTAATACTTATGTGTAAAAGTGTTTTTATTTCCTTATCACTTGGCATGAATTCTAGTACATTTCAATGTCCTCAGCTCTGGTAAATTACTTGGTAGTTCCTGTACTGTGATGTGACATTGACAACCTGTACTACTTCACTGGGACTTGAAACCCACACTTTCTCAACATGTCCCTGCCCCTCCCTTATTGAGGGTGCTATGGCAACAGCCCACCAACAGTGCTTGTTGACCAATGGCAGTGTTGGCACAGTGGAGGCTTGGCAAAGCCTTGCTCACTTGTTTGGCATGTCTATGAAGATTTAAGGTGGCAC is a genomic window containing:
- the LOC106607031 gene encoding mitochondrial glycine transporter B: MDSGRVRTEKVIRKEDFDHTRTTLLDWNFFSTFKITMELSLAHPALKAFMCGSLSGTCSTLLFQPLDLVKTRLQTLHSNMQPGSARVGMVTVFLSVVRTEKLIGLWKGVSPSFVRTIPGVGIYFSTYYSLKQHYFLEQGPGAMESVLLGAGARTVAGVCMLPVTVIKTRFESGRYNYVSVAGALRSVCQTEGPRALFSGLTATLLRDAPFSGLYVMFYSQGKNTLPQEISASPYAPLANFSCGILAGVLASLVTQPADVVKTHVQVSPHLYKRTADAVRYIYNEHGFPGFFRGGVPRSLRRTMIAAMAWTVYEQLMARMGLKS